One genomic region from Magallana gigas chromosome 3, xbMagGiga1.1, whole genome shotgun sequence encodes:
- the LOC105348838 gene encoding coiled-coil domain-containing protein 115: MMTELQQINEELDTKLISFFETLSSLYQEQEKLNDQIKDGFWNMSRARYNMGIKFVGIDQIHEDDMCALTKVKVREDETEMFEGYSSLHAPEETQPVETVGLRKRNVGQSQEVSTPVGDDTASKTKKQHDPIRWFGVLVPPSLRQCQNQFKSSVETTIAIANLKQKLLGLKSEYLDLQKRKAEVASNVSK; encoded by the exons ATG atGACAGAACTGCAGCAGATAAACGAAGAATTGGATACCAAATTGATTTCGTTTTTTGAAACTTTGAGTTCGCTGTATCAGGAACAAGAAAAGCTCAATGACCAAATTAAAGATGGTTTCTGGAACATGTCACGGGCTCGATACAACATGGGGATCAAATTTGTGGGCATTGATCAGATTCATGAAGATGACATGTGTGCCCTCACAAAGGTGAAGGTCAGAGAGGATGAAACTGAGATGTTTGAGGGGTACAGTTCTCTCCATGCCCCAGAGGAAACTCAACCAGTGGAGACAGTTGGATTGAGGAAAAGAAATGTTGGACAATCCCAAGAAGTCTCCACACCTGTTGGTGATGATACAGCCAGCAAGACAAAGAAGCAACATGATCCAATCAGGTGGTTTGGTGTGCTGGTTCCTCCGAGTCTAAGACAATGCCAGAATCAGTTTAAGTCATCCGTAGAAACTACCATTGCAATAGCCAACCTAAAGCAAAAATTACTTGGGTTGAAATCTGAATACTTAGACTTGCAAAAAAGAAAGGCAGAGGTTGCTTCAAACGTAtcaaaatga